A single genomic interval of Rosistilla ulvae harbors:
- a CDS encoding polysaccharide pyruvyl transferase family protein, which translates to MKLFYYCNKKFPNFGDEINSFLWPQLFGDVFDERDEDLFIGIGTILDQRIPALDKKIVFGAGVRSIACLPAIDETWDIRFVRGERSAAALGNCESICDGAYCLRLLPWPVLKKRHKVSFVPWFLNRGLEWKLACRKAGFHYIDPCRSVCDIIDEIRSSECIIAEAMHGAIVADCFRVPWIRIKSLQHQIEAEGVTEWKWAD; encoded by the coding sequence GTGAAGTTATTCTATTATTGCAACAAAAAGTTTCCAAACTTCGGCGACGAGATCAATTCATTTTTGTGGCCACAACTATTCGGTGATGTATTTGACGAACGGGACGAAGATCTCTTTATTGGAATTGGTACGATTCTGGATCAGCGCATTCCGGCGCTCGATAAAAAAATTGTTTTCGGAGCCGGAGTTCGAAGTATTGCATGCTTACCAGCAATAGACGAAACGTGGGACATTCGCTTTGTGAGAGGGGAAAGGTCCGCTGCGGCACTTGGAAATTGTGAATCGATCTGTGATGGTGCATATTGTTTGCGGCTATTGCCTTGGCCGGTTTTGAAAAAAAGACACAAAGTCTCTTTTGTACCGTGGTTTCTTAACCGGGGACTAGAGTGGAAGCTTGCCTGTCGGAAAGCTGGTTTTCACTACATTGATCCATGTAGATCCGTCTGTGATATCATAGATGAGATTCGGTCGAGCGAGTGTATCATTGCAGAAGCGATGCATGGCGCCATCGTTGCTGATTGTTTTCGTGTCCCATGGATACGTATCAAATCATTGCAGCACCAAATTGAGGCAGAAGGTGTCACGGAGTGGAAGTGGGCAGACTGA